CAGAGAACGACGATACGATTACTTCAAGGAAAAGCGACAGAGAATCGTCGCTTCTATCTCTACAATCCTCCAGTGAAACGAAGCAGGTTCTAGAAGAAAGCAAGGTCTCTATAAATATGAAGAATAAGGAACGAGAAAAGGAACGATTGAACGAGGTATAATTGGATATTATGGTAGATCTAGGTTCTGTAAAACTGATAGacaaaaaatattattcatatactaatacgatacaAGTGGATTATCTTGTTTCAAGCAATTATTCCCTCGTTTCTTCCTCTATTGGgattattttctatttcaagGAAACATCGAGGGACTCGAACATCGACGATACCAATACGAAGAAAAAGTCGTCGGCAAGTATCGACTGTTCGCATTATCGCGTTGCGAGTACAACGTTGCCGTCGATCAAAATCGAAAACTCGACCTTGGCAGTTACGAAAGTGTCGAAGGAGGATTTTTCATCGGCGAGGCAAAAGCGCGCGAGCTTTCATAGCGGTACCAACCGAGCCTTCCTCGACCCAATTAGATCGTCAACGGAGTTCAGATGGAATTCTATGTCGGATAAAAACGTACCACAAAAATCGTCGATCGATGATCGTACCGCTACAGAAAAAGATACTTCAGCTCGGGCGATCGTACAGAGCAAAGAGAACGTTACGAACAAAAGGGGCGCATCGGAGGAAAACCCGATCGAGTTGCGCTGTGATTTGGCCAGCGAGAAGAGCGTAACGCAAAAGATTACTGCAAATAGTAAATTGATTCGCGTAACTGAGAAAAACGCTCGGGTTAAAGCGACGATCGAAAGCAGAGACGCTTCGGTAGACGATAAAACAATGACGATCCAGAGAACGAACGAGGCGGATCGATTTAATTTGATTAAAAAGACTCCATCGACTAGCACCGTAACCGAGGACAAAGATAGTTCTACGATCGACAAAGCTACGTTCTCGAGAAATTCGTCGGAAGTGAGATGCAGCTCGGTGAACGAGAGGAATCCACCTTCGAGGAAGACGATGGAAAACCAGAAGATCGATCGAAAATCGAGAAGGACCAGTTCTGCGCCTCCGCAACGACGTTTCGAATCAACTTCGGCGAATAATCGCGTTCAGGTTAACATAGTGATTGATTCATCCGGGAAGAACAAGAATCAGAGCAAGCAAGATGTGGAGTGTAAAGATAACGCGATGGAAAAAATAGATATGACTTTGACGaaggtatattttattttcttttcttaaatACACGACTTTTTCTAAGTAACACGACACGATACTTTCCATGAAACGTGACATCATCGCGATAAAAGAAAGGCAAAACGGAGGcgataaaaattagaaaaatattttatcttcAGCATGAAAACCATTCCATTTGtgaaatttttgtaatatttcttCTATCTTGCGTGGATGCGATCGTTCAAGATACgtgatttattattacgtaCCTTGTCCGATGCTAGCGATCATACTAGGTTgaagaaaagtttctttcttatATGATTAATATGAATTACATAATTAACACGTTAGATATCGTCAAATCGAGCGGTGAGATCGGCGCCATCGAAGAGGCGATCGAGAAGCGCGAAAAGACGCTTTTGGGGAGGAAGTAACTCGAAACACGAAGAAGATGGAAAATCACGGAATAAATCGGCTGGTCGTGTAAGGAATTCGATCGATTCCAGAACGATGGACATCGTTACAATGGTATCCCTTGTTAGCTCTGCAGACAGCGATAGCGATACCGAGAATTCACCCAGAGACGATAAGTTGATCGACGAGCTACGCAGCAAACTACCTACTACATCAATTATTAAAACTTCGATTAATTCGGCTTTGACTAGTACAGGAAAACCTATCAAATCAGGTAGATAGCGAACATTGAACGCTTTttagttaaaaagaaaaaatagtttGCTCGAAATTAATTGATCACTCGAGGCTACTTTTCTCGCTATGGACAATTTCATAAGTTGAGTTTATCTTCTAGTTCAGAATTTTATTTCTTCGGTAGCTACTTTGCCGTAGATCACTCGTAGACTTTGTAGAAATACACACACGCATATATTAGCCTGTATTATCTTTTAACggcttttttttaattttaaaatcatCTCTTTCAGTTTTTAGATAGTTAGAGCTTTGTGTTTTAATCTACTCACAAATGTTAGAAGATCATAGAAGATTTACGACAGGAGTGCATCGAGATATCTTTTATCTTAATATCATTGGCAAAATATCTTTGATTTCAATGTCATTGCtagattatgaatttttaatggatttatgggaaatttaaaattataaagataCAATGTTTACAATGTTTGGTATACGAAAGAAATTTCTGCTTGTAAAATCGCAATCTAGTTATCAGTAACGATATCAAAAGGTCTTGtagaaagacgaaaaagatattttcttttgccACTTCGTTATTCCGCAACATTTTCTATATAACTCgtgtatcatatatatatatatatatatatatatatatatcgttctaTATCAGCTAACAGAGTTGCAAAACGTAAGTTTATCGATACAGCGTGACTTATGTGATTTCCTTCAACATTTATCTACACtttatttcctttatttagTTCACATTCCACTAAGCACGATTAAATTAACGCATTGAGACAAGTTGCGAATGACAATATCCTCGTGTTCGCGAAGGAATATCGTGCAAGAATTTAATAACACACGTGCGCGTGTAAGGACGACCGTGGAATGATAATTGAACGAGTTAATTAGAAGCGACGTAAGACACGCGAGCTGCGCATGCCGCGAATTATTTCGAAATGTCCATCTTCGTTTACCGGTCCTGTCTTCGAGTACAAAGAAAAGAACACGTACGAAACGCGTTGTTAACTGTTTGTTCATTATCCGCACGAATCTCTACGAGATCTTCCGCAAACTTTTAAAGGTTCCCTCACACGGAAGATTCCCAGTCTCGTATATAGTCGAACAATACCGTTTTGAAAAGAACGTGttgtaacaaaattttattttttcgttcGTAAGAAAATTGGAGAGCTCGTAACGAGAACGACGAACGCTCATGCTTGTACATACTTTTCTACAGAAGAGAAAAATACTCTTCTTGAAGCATCTTTAATATTTGTACAATACGtttcattgtttttttttttttttttaacaaaacatTCATCTTATTATACCGCTGACACGAGTGTATCTGCAACCATATCGTAAAAAACCGACGTCTAATAAAATTATGAAGTCACGGATCTCATGACAATGTTTACTTTCGTAGAAACGATCAATTTTCGTTCGAAGATAAATCGAACGTGTCTTCGTATCATAGGTCATTTGTTAAAAAGTCGGACGAATTTGACGAGGATACCTTTTATCGTGAATTACTCGACtgtaaagaaaagaaacgaccaacgtgtctaaaataataaattctctCAAAGTTAATCCACGATGAGTACCACTTTGAAAAAGATTGTCGATTGCTTATAGTAACAAGTAACCTAAATCTAAGTTTCGAcgctttaaaataaaattcttcgaAACTACAAAGGAATTCTATGTATAGCATTCACCACGCTGTATTATCCACGTATAGTATCCATATATCatacataaaatacatatcaaacGAACGAATAGTAATAACGCAACATGAAATATCAATATCTTACGGATTTATTTatgttgtatatatataaaatatttttacacaaatttcaaattcttaATCGTTTTACGTGAAGCTTAAAGTTTTAGCATGCCTTTAACATACTAGAAGAATACTAACGTACTTCGATTGATTTGTGAAAGTTCACTTTTACATAAACGAAATTCACCAAATCTATGTTTGCATACCGATTGTTTGCAGCTTGCACATACATTACCCTTAATCTCCTATCACGGGAAATTCTTCTTGCAAGAAATTTAAGATACGAGCAGAGGTTAGAAATTCCTTAGGGTATGTTTCGCTCTCGAATCGTTCTAGCACTTGACTTGGTTCCTTTAATACGTATATCGTCGCTAATTAAAGGGAACTTCTATCGTGCAACGACATGAAACCCGTGAAGACAATAAGAGGATCGAACACGTTAAATCGACCAAACTTCTTCTCTATTACGCCACTGACCCTGAAGCGAAATATTCCATTGAAACTCGCCACGTAATCGGGTTTTAATAATTGCACTTCTATCGATGGCTGTTCGGTCAGGGTAAACGCCGATGCGATTTAACGATGAAACTTCTAAGAACGATTATTCGTAAAGTATGTATACGCTTTCGAGGATCGTGACAAGTGTCGATGAATCAAAACGTCAACAATAGAAGACGCTTATCGAACCAATTAAAATGACCGATATTATAATgtttatttttctaattactAAACATATGCAAATGTTTTTCATGACATTATGTTTACCTTTATCGAGACAGAAACGTAATTACCAATTACTTTTGGTTTTTTAATTACGTATTCCTATTGGTTTAATTCCATTGGTCTACTGGATTgacaactaaatgattgcggattttgtcattaggtggtattgacaaaatccgcaatcgcttagttgccaacctaataattctatatatatatatatattatagtttaatatataatatatgatatatacatatatatatatattataaataacgcATTTGGGTAGATAAAATCAAAATTTggtgagaaaaagaaagagaggttCGAAGAAGAACATTTGGACCAGCAATAAGAAAATAGATTGaaacataaaaatgaattttttttcatcttctacgtgtataatataattttttattacgaAAAAAATTGAGCAATAAAAATGTTCCAAAGTCTTTCGCAATTTTCTTCTTCCAATCGTCTTTAAGACCGGAATATATCGTCGTGGAGTTGGTAAAAGACGATTGGTAACGAAACGGcataaaggaaaaaaataaagatGGAATACGATTCGTGGAAAAATATTGGATAGCTCATTTAGTCTCTGTAAAACCGAATCGATGACACGAGATATCGTTTGGCCCAGTTTTCGGTAAACGGCAAAGTGTTGCGAATACCGGCCCATTAAATCAGGTTACTTGGTAAACATACTTATCGTGACTATAAAATTCGGCTCGATATTACCTTGATTAAATTGAACAGACGAGAAAATCTTGACAGTAGCCAAATAAAAACGCGATCGAACGAATTTATTCAAATGGAATcgattaaataaatacaatCATTACGAACATATCGTGACTATCGTCGTTCGCGAACAAATATAGTTTcgatttattcgaataaaattagaaaactaTCTTCCGTATgtacagatatttaaacattaACGTTGCCTCGATGCTAGCTTAAACGGCTAGTTTAAATagcatttgaaatattttaaatatctttaaaaacagaataaaaataaatagaaacttTTTACATAGATCTCTTTCAAAATATCTTAGATATTATTTACATGTGTGTTTCAACTAGATTAAATCTGATAAATTTTCGTGTCATCAAGAATGAGATCATCAGCAAAATCGAAATCGTTGCTCAGTTTCCTTTCAGAATTCCTTCGACGAGGATGCTTTACCGAAAGAGCAACAACTGTCGTCGAGGGAGGAGAAAAAGACGACACAACCGAGGCTGGCGATCGTTAACCAACGTGGAAACGGAACGACTTCGTCGAGCGAGGAAACGATGTCCTGGAGAACGGACGTTACCGGCGGTTTAGCTCTGCCTATTCTGGCATTGATTCACGACGTCGAGGAGCCGCTCGACGTCCCGTTGACTGATCGTGAAAAGAGATGCCTGGCCGTGCCTATTGGTGATCTACACGATAAAAAACGGAAATTACTAAAAACTCGTAGCACGCCATCGCGATCGTGAGTATAAAAAACAAATAGAATTTCATGATTCTTTAATAGCACCTTGGTGAAGAGTATAATACAAATCGTATAAACTGTATCGTGTAAAATTAGGTCGATggttttttaaatgaaatacgTAAATGCAATTTGCTAAATATCACAGATATGACAAaattttttgttaaaaaattgccTAGTTCGATGAAgaaagtttaataaaatatctGAATCTGTAAAAGGATATATCGCAACAGGCAATTCTAAAATTTCCCTAAAATTCTTTAACCTATCTCTTTTTCATAATTATGATTTATCTTATATGTTTACATGCATGTACATATAATTTACGTGATTATTACGTGAACGAAAATAAATTGCGCGGATATACTCGCTTATCTTATCACACGTGGTATGCAATTAAAAAGTCTGCATATTATTGCATATTCAATATCATCAGCATGCTTTTGCATATCCAATATATTAGATAATGTAACAGAAATTTTCTAAACAAGAAACGAAGAATTTCCAAAAATGTAAcaagtattattattatattatataagtgTGTCAAGTTTACGTAACAAGAAAAT
This portion of the Bombus affinis isolate iyBomAffi1 chromosome 1, iyBomAffi1.2, whole genome shotgun sequence genome encodes:
- the LOC126915829 gene encoding uncharacterized protein LOC126915829 isoform X1 yields the protein MSGSEKPIRAIRQLSLQPPARRRQQIRRQRSAEDDKSLQICASPFARGKRGTSGKPGSERPKVRVAWKENRQKNDEELGQVEVVARQIPGRSKSTTRRSKDFDGIDKPTILYSRLELAERLRLAWKHREKNKANINIFLARETVDERCDSEMSNHTTTTVPSSPVGESNEAKIEIPLNDYKMLDEKEEKEEEKLIINKLTRLLSENDDTITSRKSDRESSLLSLQSSSETKQVLEESKVSINMKNKEREKERLNEETSRDSNIDDTNTKKKSSASIDCSHYRVASTTLPSIKIENSTLAVTKVSKEDFSSARQKRASFHSGTNRAFLDPIRSSTEFRWNSMSDKNVPQKSSIDDRTATEKDTSARAIVQSKENVTNKRGASEENPIELRCDLASEKSVTQKITANSKLIRVTEKNARVKATIESRDASVDDKTMTIQRTNEADRFNLIKKTPSTSTVTEDKDSSTIDKATFSRNSSEVRCSSVNERNPPSRKTMENQKIDRKSRRTSSAPPQRRFESTSANNRVQVNIVIDSSGKNKNQSKQDVECKDNAMEKIDMTLTKISSNRAVRSAPSKRRSRSAKRRFWGGSNSKHEEDGKSRNKSAGRVRNSIDSRTMDIVTMVSLVSSADSDSDTENSPRDDKLIDELRSKLPTTSIIKTSINSALTSTGKPIKSVSFQNSFDEDALPKEQQLSSREEKKTTQPRLAIVNQRGNGTTSSSEETMSWRTDVTGGLALPILALIHDVEEPLDVPLTDREKRCLAVPIGDLHDKKRKLLKTRSTPSRSGMERQTTSVKIKMHESPRLIPQKMEIPARQIKTSINNSTANLQVKSALALPPKETLQHVQSMPIEPHFQTNKEKECWHLYKKMCDKGVCVSFDTVLRGMLTPTEYRLRQKKVSQNL
- the LOC126915829 gene encoding uncharacterized protein LOC126915829 isoform X2 encodes the protein MSGSEKPIRAIRQLSLQPPARRRQQIRRQRSAEDDKSLQICASPFARGKRGTSGKPGSERPKVRVAWKENRQKNDEELGQVEVVARQIPGRSKSTTRRSKDFDGIDKPTILYSRLELAERLRLAWKHREKNKANINIFLARETVDERCDSEMSNHTTTTVPSSPVGESNEAKIEIPLNDYKMLDEKEEKEEEKLIINKLTRLLSENDDTITSRKSDRESSLLSLQSSSETKQVLEESKVSINMKNKEREKERLNEETSRDSNIDDTNTKKKSSASIDCSHYRVASTTLPSIKIENSTLAVTKVSKEDFSSARQKRASFHSGTNRAFLDPIRSSTEFRWNSMSDKNVPQKSSIDDRTATEKDTSARAIVQSKENVTNKRGASEENPIELRCDLASEKSVTQKITANSKLIRVTEKNARVKATIESRDASVDDKTMTIQRTNEADRFNLIKKTPSTSTVTEDKDSSTIDKATFSRNSSEVRCSSVNERNPPSRKTMENQKIDRKSRRTSSAPPQRRFESTSANNRVQVNIVIDSSGKNKNQSKQDVECKDNAMEKIDMTLTKISSNRAVRSAPSKRRSRSAKRRFWGGSNSKHEEDGKSRNKSAGRVRNSIDSRTMDIVTMVSLVSSADSDSDTENSPRDDKLIDELRSKLPTTSIIKTSINSALTSTGKPIKSVSFQNSFDEDALPKEQQLSSREEKKTTQPRLAIVNQRGNGTTSSSEETMSWRTDVTGGLALPILALIHDVEEPLDVPLTDREKRCLAVPIGDLHDKKRKLLKTRSTPSRSGMERQTTSVKIKMHESPRLIPQKMEIPARQIKTSINNSTANVKSALALPPKETLQHVQSMPIEPHFQTNKEKECWHLYKKMCDKGVCVSFDTVLRGMLTPTEYRLRQKKVSQNL
- the LOC126915829 gene encoding uncharacterized protein LOC126915829 isoform X3 translates to MSGSEKPIRAIRQLSLQPPARRRQQIRRQRSAEDDKSLQICASPFARGKRGTSGKPGSERPKVRVAWKENRQKNDEELGQVEVVARQIPGRSKSTTRRSKDFDGIDKPTILYSRLELAERLRLAWKHREKNKANINIFLARETVDERCDSEMSNHTTTTVPSSPVGESNEAKIEIPLNDYKMLDEKEEKEEEKLIINKLTRLLSENDDTITSRKSDRESSLLSLQSSSETKQVLEESKVSINMKNKEREKERLNEETSRDSNIDDTNTKKKSSASIDCSHYRVASTTLPSIKIENSTLAVTKVSKEDFSSARQKRASFHSGTNRAFLDPIRSSTEFRWNSMSDKNVPQKSSIDDRTATEKDTSARAIVQSKENVTNKRGASEENPIELRCDLASEKSVTQKITANSKLIRVTEKNARVKATIESRDASVDDKTMTIQRTNEADRFNLIKKTPSTSTVTEDKDSSTIDKATFSRNSSEVRCSSVNERNPPSRKTMENQKIDRKSRRTSSAPPQRRFESTSANNRVQVNIVIDSSGKNKNQSKQDVECKDNAMEKIDMTLTKISSNRAVRSAPSKRRSRSAKRRFWGGSNSKHEEDGKSRNKSAGRVRNSIDSRTMDIVTMVSLVSSADSDSDTENSPRDDKLIDELRSKLPTTSIIKTSINSALTSTGKPIKSVSFQNSFDEDALPKEQQLSSREEKKTTQPRLAIVNQRGNGTTSSSEETMSWRTDVTGGLALPILALIHDVEEPLDVPLTDREKRCLAVPIGDLHDKKRKLLKTRSTPSRSGMERQTTSVKIKMHESPRLIPQKMEIPARQIKTSINNSTANLQVKSALALPPKETLQHVQSMPIEPHFQTNKEKECWHLYKKMCDKGVCVSFDTVLRFEWACLHQRNID